The following coding sequences lie in one Arachis stenosperma cultivar V10309 chromosome 5, arast.V10309.gnm1.PFL2, whole genome shotgun sequence genomic window:
- the LOC130979235 gene encoding uncharacterized protein LOC130979235, translating into MLSKLATSSLASFSPCFQFNAKNLNLSRTKPLFFKHLRRRATVSIPFHFGSLSERTLPSVCFSNPRDESETKLQDKESGSNKWPILQRWQVPWQWQTLALTSLSCGLGFVFTGLVEAAAVINLGIQYDELSLDEKSEISFAEQGLITAVVLGIIYRMANSYQPLSEDFFKYDWGVPFDLQKGWLLWAGIGLAGALTAMAMTGAVMSFFSGETPEMEIDSLVTLLPSIGSLNITFSTACVVGTTGVLVPLLEETVFRGFIMASLTKWVPTPVAIIISAAVFALAHFTPEAFPQLFVLGTFMGISYAQTRNLLAPITIHAFWNTGVALLLSSLQLQGQ; encoded by the exons ATGTTGTCAAAGCTTGCTACCTCTTCTCTAGCTTCGTTCTCGCCGTGTTTCCAATTCAATGCCAAAAACCTCAACCTCTCTCGCACTAAACCCTTATTCTTCAAACACCTTCGAAGAAGAGCAACCGTGTCTATTCCCTTCCATTTTGGTTCTCTGAGTGAAAGAACTCTTCCATCAGTTTGTTTCTCCAATCCTCGAGACGAATCTGAAACCAAGTTACAGGACAAG GAATCTGGATCGAACAAATGGCCAATTCTCCAGCGATGGCAGGTGCCTTGGCAATGGCAAACACTTGCGTTAACTTCTCTGTCCTGTGGATTAGG TTTCGTTTTTACAGGTTTGGTTGAGGCAGCAGCAGTAATAAATCTGGGCATTCAGTACGATGAGCTAAGTTTAGATGAGAAATCGGAGATAAGTTTCGCGGAGCAGGG CCTTATAACTGCTGTTGTACTTGGAATTATTTATCGTATGGCTAACAGTTACCAGCCACTGTCAGAAGACTTCTTCAAATATG ATTGGGGAGTACCTTTCGATCTTCAAAAGGGGTGGCTTTTGTGGGCAGGAATCGGACTAGCTGGTGCCCTGACTGCCATGGCGATGACTGGAGCTGTCATGTCCTTCTTTAGTGGCGAAACTCCGGAAATGGAG ATTGACTCTCTTGTTACGTTGCTTCCATCAATTGGATCTTTAAATATCACTTTCAG TACTGCTTGTGTGGTAGGAACAACAGGTGTTCTTGTTCCCCTTCTTGAGGAGACTGTATTTCGAGGCTTTATTATGGCTTCCTTGACTAAGTG GGTTCCGACGCCGGTAGCAATCATCATTAGTGCTGCTGTATTTGCTCTTGCCCATTTCACTCCTGAAGCTTTTCCACAACTGTTTGTTTTAG GGACATTTATGGGGATTTCATATGCTCAAACTCGCAACCTTCTCGCTCCCATCACTATCCATGCTTTCTGGAACACTGGTGTTGCATTGCTCCTTTCATCACTTCAG CTTCAAGGACAATAA